In the genome of Acidimicrobiales bacterium, one region contains:
- a CDS encoding carbohydrate ABC transporter permease: protein MTTSTIEPVLAPIPRARVGTGARVHGALAAIPTGVLWVLVALWTLPSIGLLVSSFRAEEAVKTTGWWTVFTDPSLTLDNYRSVFESSGTDAANMWQHFLNSLSIVIPATVIPIAFAAFAAYAFAWMDFKGKHWLFIGVVALLAVPLQMSLIPLLQLYTGGAHLTLAGQTITLFPNLELAGSREAVWLTHIGFGLPLAIFLLHNYIRGLPKDLFEAARIDGADHFTIFWRLVLPLSVPALAAFCIFQFLWVWNDYLVALTFVGASPEDAPMTIRLATLSGGRGQDWHLLTAAAFVSTALPIAVFFSLQRFFVRGLLAGSVKG, encoded by the coding sequence TTGACCACGAGCACGATCGAGCCAGTCCTCGCCCCCATCCCGCGGGCGCGCGTCGGGACCGGCGCCCGCGTCCACGGCGCCCTCGCCGCCATCCCGACCGGGGTCCTGTGGGTGCTCGTCGCCCTGTGGACCCTGCCGTCGATCGGCCTGCTGGTGTCGTCGTTCCGGGCCGAGGAGGCGGTCAAGACGACCGGCTGGTGGACGGTGTTCACCGACCCGTCGCTCACCCTCGACAACTACCGGTCGGTGTTCGAGTCGTCCGGCACCGACGCCGCCAACATGTGGCAGCACTTCCTCAACTCGCTGTCGATCGTGATCCCGGCGACCGTCATCCCGATCGCCTTCGCCGCCTTCGCCGCCTACGCCTTCGCCTGGATGGACTTCAAGGGGAAGCACTGGCTGTTCATCGGCGTGGTCGCCCTGCTGGCCGTGCCCCTCCAGATGTCGCTGATCCCGCTGCTCCAGCTGTACACGGGCGGCGCCCACCTGACCCTCGCCGGCCAGACCATCACCCTGTTCCCGAACCTCGAGCTGGCCGGGTCCCGCGAGGCGGTGTGGCTCACCCACATCGGCTTCGGCCTGCCCCTCGCCATCTTCCTGCTGCACAACTACATCAGGGGCCTCCCGAAGGACCTGTTCGAGGCGGCCAGGATCGACGGCGCCGACCACTTCACGATCTTCTGGCGCCTGGTGCTGCCGCTGTCGGTCCCCGCCCTCGCCGCCTTCTGCATCTTCCAGTTCCTCTGGGTGTGGAACGACTACCTGGTGGCGCTCACGTTCGTGGGCGCGTCGCCGGAAGACGCGCCGATGACGATCCGCCTCGCCACCCTGTCCGGCGGTCGCGGCCAGGACTGGCACCTCCTCACGGCGGCCGCGTTCGTGTCGACCGCCCTGCCCATCGCCGTGTTCTTCTCGCTCCAGAGGTTCTTCGTCCGCGGCCTGCTGGCCGGTTCGGTCAAGGGCTGA
- a CDS encoding sugar ABC transporter permease translates to MGQLLSTIVSSAIAILATAALFVAVNKLFDLPLKNFRLFATVAGAALGAFLGLVVNSGGWFLGGALWPLGGAVVGALFGFFVWGRRNPSRARRTAITERSRPAIFLAPALLFLFLTLVAPTIRTIYLSLRNSSGDEFVGLDNFQSIFTNDSIFNVNGLGDLVGSRLFFLAVLVIALGIGWTILSGTRSRTGVDMTAPTPVLALLIGGFLVVLAAVGSLRAVIWNNVYWIVFVVLISTAAGLAIAVLADKAKGENVAKSLIFMPMAISFVGASVIWRFVYAFTPAGRDQIGLLNAVWVGLGGEPQAWIQQLPWNTLFLIAIMIWIQTGFAMVVLSAAIKAVPTELTEAARVDGATAPQIFWRVTIPQIRSTLLVVVVTLTILVLKVYDIVKVMTNGEFGTNVIANEMFDQAFIARNRGVGSALAVVLLVAVIPMMVLNARRVRREALG, encoded by the coding sequence GTGGGACAACTCCTCTCCACGATCGTCAGCTCCGCCATCGCCATCCTGGCCACGGCAGCGCTGTTCGTGGCCGTCAACAAGCTGTTCGACCTGCCCCTCAAGAACTTCCGCCTGTTCGCCACGGTCGCCGGCGCCGCCCTCGGCGCGTTCCTCGGCCTCGTGGTCAACAGCGGCGGCTGGTTCCTCGGCGGGGCGCTCTGGCCGCTCGGCGGCGCCGTCGTCGGCGCCCTGTTCGGCTTCTTCGTCTGGGGACGGCGCAACCCGAGCAGGGCCAGGCGGACGGCGATCACGGAGCGGTCCAGGCCGGCCATCTTCCTCGCCCCGGCCCTCCTGTTCCTCTTCCTCACCCTCGTCGCCCCGACCATCAGGACCATCTACCTCAGCCTGCGCAACAGCAGCGGCGACGAGTTCGTCGGCCTCGACAACTTCCAGTCCATCTTCACCAACGACTCGATCTTCAACGTGAACGGCCTCGGCGACCTGGTGGGCAGCCGGCTGTTCTTCCTCGCCGTGCTCGTCATCGCCCTCGGGATCGGGTGGACGATCCTCTCCGGCACGAGGTCGAGGACGGGCGTCGACATGACGGCGCCGACCCCCGTGCTGGCCCTGCTGATCGGCGGCTTCCTCGTCGTGCTCGCCGCCGTCGGCTCGCTGCGGGCGGTGATCTGGAACAACGTCTACTGGATCGTCTTCGTCGTGCTGATCAGCACGGCCGCCGGGCTCGCCATCGCCGTGCTGGCCGACAAGGCCAAGGGCGAGAACGTGGCCAAGTCGCTGATCTTCATGCCGATGGCGATCAGCTTCGTCGGCGCCAGCGTGATCTGGCGGTTCGTCTACGCCTTCACCCCGGCCGGCCGCGACCAGATCGGCCTCCTGAACGCCGTGTGGGTCGGCCTCGGCGGCGAGCCCCAGGCGTGGATCCAGCAGCTCCCCTGGAACACCCTGTTCCTCATCGCCATCATGATCTGGATCCAGACCGGCTTCGCCATGGTCGTGCTGTCCGCGGCCATCAAGGCGGTGCCGACCGAGCTGACCGAGGCGGCCAGGGTGGACGGGGCGACGGCGCCGCAGATCTTCTGGCGGGTGACGATCCCCCAGATCCGCTCGACCCTCCTCGTGGTCGTCGTCACCCTCACCATCCTCGTGCTGAAGGTCTACGACATCGTCAAGGTCATGACCAACGGCGAGTTCGGCACGAACGTGATCGCCAACGAGATGTTCGACCAGGCCTTCATCGCCAGGAACCGGGGCGTGGGCTCGGCCCTCGCCGTCGTGCTCCTCGTCGCCGTCATCCCGATGATGGTCCTCAACGCCCGCCGCGTCCGCAGGGAGGCCCTCGGTTGA